Genomic window (Streptomyces sp. SLBN-31):
GGATCGCCGGCCTCGACGGCACGGAGGCCGAGCGGTTCGGGGTGCGCTGGGAACTCGCCGTCCAGGCCTGGCCCCGGCCGGCGAAGCCCGCCGGGAGCGAGGAGACCGACGGCTACCAGGACGACCCGACGCTGCCCTGGTGGGACACACCGGAGGAGGGGAAGCGGGGGCGCGGACCGGGCGGGCGGCTGCTGCTGTACGCCGTCGTGCTGCTGCTCCTGACGCTGCTGACGGCGGTCGTCGGCGCCGTGGCGCTCGGGTGAGCCACCCATGGGACGTGGTGGATACGTCCGTGACGGGTGGGGTTGTCCGTGTGTGGCTGCGGTGTCGATGTATCGACGAGTTCGCGGATTTGACACAGAGTTGTTCGACGGGGGAGCTAGCGTGACGAGTCCCACCGGGGGCGCACCCGTGCGCCCCCGCCCTGGGAACTGAGACCCTGATGGGGCGCACTCCGGTGGGTAGCCAGGGACGGGGACCCGGCCCGCGCCGGGCACGCGCGAGCCAGGGAAGAAAAGCACCAAGCGGGGGAAGAGGGGGGAAGCAATGCCTCGTTGGAGGGCCTTGCCGGACGAACTCGATCCGCAGGTCAGGGAGTTCGCGAGCCAGCTGCGGCGGCTCGTGGACCGCAGTGGCCTGAGCATCGCGTCGGTGGCCGACCGTACGGGCTACAGCAAGACGTCCTGGGAGCGGTACCTGAACGGCCGGCTGCTCGCGCCCAAGGGCGCGATCGTGGCGCTGGCGGAGGTCACGGGCACCAACCCGGTCCATCTGACGACCATGTGGGAGCTCGCCGAACGCGCCTGGAGCAAGTCGGAGATGCGCCACGACATGACCATGGAGGCCATTCGCATATCCCAGGCGCGTGCCGCGCTCAGTGAGTTCGGGGCGCCCCCGGCGAACGTCAAGGGCGGCAGGACGGCCCGCAGGTCCGGCAGCGCGACGGCGACGCCGGGGATCGCGGGACCGGCGGGCGTGGCGCCGACGGTGCCGCCGCAGCCGACGACGTCGCCGGACACCCGGGAGCCGGAAGGCGCCCCGGGCGGATCGTCCGGC
Coding sequences:
- a CDS encoding helix-turn-helix transcriptional regulator; protein product: MGGWQPLPDDLPPEVRHFVEQLRLLKDATGLSLVALGARTAYSKSSWHRYLNATQPPPRQAVTALCRIAGLDGTEAERFGVRWELAVQAWPRPAKPAGSEETDGYQDDPTLPWWDTPEEGKRGRGPGGRLLLYAVVLLLLTLLTAVVGAVALG